gaatacatctcaaagggatggagtagcttaggctatttctaccctcctaagtgttcctagtagctgaatctaaaacaacaactaccaccatggGAGGAATGTAATGGTGGAGAGTGTTCCCCCTACAAAATAAAAAGATACAGACTTGCCTTGATTAGGGCAATTGAGGGCAATATATGATTGTATAACTagaaaattacattaattaaACACTAACTGTTTATTGTGATTACTCAATATATAGCTAAGGACGGAATGTCTTGATTAGGGAattcactgacatcggcactgtagatactgttattggacatcaTTAGAGAGTAGAACACTGGCATCGTCACCGTATATATTGTTATTGGACATCATTAGAGAGTAGAAaagtgacttgagaatggcccaggatggaccgaaacgtcgtagtccctttaccttctagtgtgtggcctggtcaacatacttcagccacgttattgtgactcatcgcccgcaTAGATTAGTGACATCAGCaccgtagatactgttattggacaccgcttaaagtGACAATGTATCTTCATCGCAGGTTGAACTTCAAGCTGTATTAGCGAGCTTAAAGAAAAGTAGTAAATAATAGTAATGCCTGTGTTTTTAATGATAGAGGAGCGTTGGTGTCATTACATAGTAGAAGACCAGTATATCAGCATATTGTGGACGAGTGTTGAGATAACAGCAGGAAAgagtaaaaaaaaatagttggTAACTAAGATTTATGTAGGTTCCTTCACAAGCAGGGACCTGAGCTTGtagaagcatcttaatcaccttcagtggttaagttcttaattgcacactagtttctctgtcagctatctcacccctgtcagagtaaaagagacaaatatatgtgtatgtatgtgtgtgtatgtatgtatgtatgtgtatgtgtatgtgcgtgtatgtgtgtgtataaagtatatgtggaagctgatcagaattacatttaagaacataagaacataagaacaaaggtaactgcagaaggcctattggcccatacgaggcagctcctattctataaccacccaatcccactcatatacttgtccaacccgtgcttgaaacaatcgagggaccccacctccacaatgttacgcggcaattggttccacaaatcaacaaccctgttactgaaccagtatttacccaagtctttcctaaatctaaacttatccaatttatatccattgtttcgtgttctgtcctgtgttgatacttttaataccctattaatatccccccggttatgtccattcatccacttgtaaacctctatcatgtcacccctaactcttcgcctttccagtgaatgcaacttaagctttgttaatctttcttcatatgaaagatttctaatttggggaattaacttagtcatcctacgctggacacgttcaagtgaatttatatccattctataatatggcgaccaaaactgaactgcataatctaaatggggcctaactagagcaagatatagcttgagaaccacaccaggtgtcttgttactaacgctgcgattaataaatccaagtgtccgatttgccttattacgaacatttatgcattgatccttttgttttaaattcttactaatcataactcccagatccctttcgcaatccgacttcgcaatcacaacaccatctagctcgtatcttgtaactctatcatcattacctaacctcagaactttacatttatcagcattaaactgcatctgccaatcctttgaccatttcaaaaccctatctagatcaacttgaagtgatagtgagtcctcctccgaattaatttccctaccgattttcgtatcatcggcaaatttgcaaatgttgctactcaaacctgaatctaaatcatttatatatattataaacaacagaggtcccaggacagagccttgaggcactccacttacaacattttcccactctgacttgattccatttatactaactctctgtttcctttggtatagccatgccctaatccagcttaatatagcacccccaataccatgagactctatttttttaatcagtttttcatgtggcactgtatcaaaagctttgctaaagtcaaggtatacaacatcgcaatccttatcactatcaactgcctcaacaatgctagaataaaaagataacaaatttgttaaacatgaacggccatttataaaaccatgttgcgactcaattattaatttatgtttttcaagatgaagacgaattttatttgctattatagattcgagtaactttcccacaatagacgttaggctaattggtcgatagttagacgcaagtgatctatctcctttcttaaaaactggtatcacattagcaactttccaaaactctggcactctgcctgactctattgatttattaaatatggttgacagtgggtcacaaagctcctctttgcattctttaagcaccctagcaaacacttcatccggccctggggatttgtttggtttgagttttactatttgtttaagaacatcctccctggtaactgctaaactcgtcaacctgtcctcgtccccacccacatagacttgttcggctgaaggcatattgttaagttcctctttagtaaatacagatacaaaatatttattaaaaatactactcatctcttcatcactatctgttatttgacctgtctcagtttttaatggacctatcctttccctagtcttagtacgatataactgaaaaaaccctttaggatttgtctttgcttgccctgctatgcgaacttcagagttcctttttgctttccttatctcttttttaacatttctaaccagttgtacgaattcctgttctaaagtgacctccccatttttaatccttttgtaccaagctctctttttacctataaggttcttcaaattctttgttatccactttgggtcattagtatacgatctattcaatttgtatggtatactacgttcctgtgctttgtttagaatattcttaaataagttatatattgaatccacatcgaaatccccatttaagtcacctatcgctgggttcatgtctcgctccaagaccggcccacaccccatacccaagcctttccaatcaatttgacccaaaaaatttcttaggctattaaaatcagcttttcgaaaatctggcactttaacagaattttctcctactggtctattccattctatgctaaatctgatttctttgtgatcactgctccctagctcactccctatttcgatgtcattaatttgcgtttccctgttagttaacactaaatctaaaatattattttcccgtgttggttccttaatgtgttgcgtaagaaagcaatcgtcaattaattctagaaaatcttctgcttcactatttcctgttttgttcaaccagtttattccgctaaaattaaagtcacccatgacagcgTCTTTGTCCTGTTTAAGTCTGTCAGTTATATCACCTGCGTCAAATACTTCTGTCAACGTGAATGATTTCAAATGTTAAACTGTCACTTAATGAAGCGTTCTGGCAATCACTAGCGAGTTATGTCATAATTTATTGACTGATTGATGTAGATTAAGTCACCCGAAAGGTGTCACGGGCGTTAATAGCCCGTAAAGTTGTCATAATGTAAACTGATCTTAACTAGGCTGTGAAATGGTGTACTTCTTTGTCCGGCCCGAGGCGAGAATCTGTGTAGTCTCGGAAACATCccaattgattgataaagattaagtcacccaagaggtggcacgggcatgaatagcccgtaagtggttgcccttttgagccattaccagtatcaagagctgatactggagatatgtggaggcgcgactgcaccctgcgtgacgggagatgtctcccgtggaaacACCCCAGGTGGACTTGGACATTAGCAGCAGTCAACACTGGGAAAGTCTTAAGCACAGCTATGGCacgggatgaagtattaatgtcaattaaaggctctgtcctgggacctctgttgtttactatagaTATGAATGATTTACGAAgcttcatttatctctgaaattctatcctcaGTACTCTGTAAGTTCAATTATATCATTATTATCTCAGTAATAGTAGTTCTTGGGCCAAGAGAATCTTCTTGGGATTATTCGCATGATTTcattttgaaccttctccaacttgtttaGTCTGCAAAACAGTACAGATATCAAGACATAtgggcagcataatcaataagagatctcacagtatgccatgtgattaccattggaaatatagaatatgattaataattgtgtactgtATGGGTTTGTGAGCCCTTGAGGGACCTTATGTAGactagggtagaaatagcctaatctACTCTATCCTTTTTGAGATTTTcgttttctcaataaacttacttgaacttgaatgaatGACTTAGACACTAAATTGAATAGCAACATTTACCAGTTTACTGATGATTAGAATATAGTGCAGGAAATCAATGTAGATTGTTTAAAAAATGAATGAGTTTGGATGTATATAAATAAGAGGTACCCCCGTATAGCCTAATATGCCTTCTACAGTTTCCTTTATTTTTCCTCATGCTAAGCTGTGTAAACTCACCATACCTCAAGGAGGAGTCCTAAGACAAGCCctgttaaatataatattgaaacagAGAGTTCCAGTGAAACTCCTTCAGTACAACTCCAGTCATAGTTGCACACGATATTCTGTTTCAGGTTAAACATGTTTTTAATGGAGTCAACAAATTTATTCGTAAATTGCTATATGTTTATACTTGAGTTAGTTTACACAACATTTCTGAACATTGTTTAAATAAGAGAGAGTATGGTGATAACATACGACGTGATCATTATAAACATATACTGTATTatctagatttagatttagaagttTAATTTAATAGTAATATAAAATTTGGAGAAACTTAGTACAATGCCTTAGTGGTTGAATTTGGTGAAAGAAAGACCCAATACATGTGTAAGTGCTTTAATACCAAAATTTCGGATTTAGCCTATTTTCTTTATGAAGGTAATGTAAACAATGTTCTGCCTATGTAAGTCAGtattaatatattaggtacatctgcatttgtgcagctaccctagactatatgaaggggagtacagtatgACCAAAAGCTAAATGATGCAAAATTTCTAAAGCTAAATTAGAtgcaaaaaatccccatcacacaggatggataGTCGTACAGAAGCATGTGATAAATAGTCTGCACTGGCGGACTCTGGGTTCGTTATGgggatatcatcatcaacacaagagtgaataaggcagcagtgatactaaaggtccccatctcgcaggatggttagtcatacagggccatatgtttagtagcctgaagtggcaaattttgggtacactgtgaggatatcttcaagaacacgagagtgaatatagtaattgcaaagctccaggtacttcatgccaactggtctgaaaggtctaataactgggcattcggtgatgtaatgtgggagatcatgccgcagttcctgctcactgagtttgcacctggagtgctcaggattgggagatctgtcacctgcagccacctgcgacAGGTAATGGTAactcaacctgatcctggcaaccactgtgtcgcacagtctggtggactgtgcgacacagtggtccaCAGTTTACCACCTTCATGAAGGAAGGTACATTCGGATGAATTCTATGATGAATTCTTTCATCCGAGAATTTAGTATTATAACGCTTACATATGTATTAGGTCTTTCCTTCACTTTCCTATAACATTTATTACAGTTGCGGCTGCAGTGAGCAGGTGTACAACCACAGAAATATCTTCTAGCTTCGAATTAGGGTGAAGAGATGCGTATTGACAGAACATATGCAACACAAAACTAGCATGATAAGAAGATAATTCGAAAAATACCTAATATATACTTATTATACTATGAAGGTGTATTTTGCACACCCTCAGTatttcacatcaacagatttacgAGGTTGACTATCACTGAGCGCGACTCTTGTATCAAAGCTATGACTTCAGTAGGATTTAAAATAATTGTCAATAAACCATCTCCTTGTGACTAATTCCTTAATAAAGGTCATAAGTAGGAAGATAGATGTCGGAAGTTTAATTGTTTAGATAAGAACgagaaaattatagaaaatatgcaAAGTATCTAAATATTTAGGATATTAAAATATGGAACATGGATCAAGCGTCAAACTATTCCTAGCGGGTCGGGAAACAAACTTTTTTGTTAAACATCTTGCCAAATTacccttttttttattaacaagcttaggtatacacagcaatgtgctgttacCCTATTATATATGAAAGATTATACATTGTAGattaaaaactagctataagttcatctaatattcccatctcacaggatggttaatcatacacggaatcaggggagaaaatacctacCTCAGTACAAAAATAAATTAACTTTGACTAAATATTAACGTTATGATTTTTATAGGAGCTAAGCACTGATCatggaaatattatattatatttatttttaccagttTCTATCAAATTCCTCTCAAATAATGTctttttaacaagcttaggtatacacaacaatgtgctTCTACCCTATTCTGTAGAAGCCCCTTTTGAtctaccacacagtgtagataaaaaaccagctacaccctcatccaacatccccacctcacaggacagctagtcatacatggaatcaggagagagcaTGAAAAGTAAggtatctattagcctccactagcaaaatctgggtacagcacaagaatatcttcaacTTCATACACTTCTTAGTATATGAAATAATTACAAATATcagagtacctcataccatttaatctgaaatcactgataacagggcaatcacaaattagtgttggagagtatgtcccaacTCTTGTTCTCATACTTTACaactggaatgttcaccattgggggattcattacttgcagccacctgccataaatATCGATATCCCAAATTACCCGGAAGAGTGACGTATCTGCAAAAAGTACCAATCGGCAACTTGGTTGCTCACCTATATATACTCCAGAGGGTCGCTGAAATtaggcaacacttgcaatgcatagcagcaaccaagggcatagacatcctgatactacaggagagcttgcttcgagccggattagaacctaaaatctcaggctatcgaggcttcttccttccatggatcaatgggcaatccaggggatgtgcaatctatgtaaaatgtgacctgatctccaaatccataaccagcccacccaattgtggagcagggacagaggtaatgggagtcaccatttagctaagacacgacaaacttgaagtgttcaatgtgtacaggtctccacaagccgaaatggatctctctgtgttatttggacacgcgacaacaacaaacacaatcatttgtggagattttaatgcccatcatcgattggcactgggctcgaacaaaacaaatgaagccggcatacacattacacatctactggaccagcttccagaaatacaaatcctaaacaagaatgaacctacccacatccaaggaggcagattagacctaaccttcgtttcagcctccctaagagatgcagcaacatggtcagttgagcccacactcacaagcgaccactatggggtccaaattgatcttcagttagacctacccaccccacctccgcctccatctgaagcatggaactttgctttagcaaactgggaccgatttcaaaacctcatttcagagtggcaaagaaactatgatcttcccgaagacattaatcaggcagaacaagaatttgtcaaagcgattcaaagtgcagccaaccactcaatcccactgaaaaaacagtccaccggacaccataatgatcattggtactattgtgaacgtgtcaaagaactcaaccatagactcaatagaacaagaaagctatacaaaaagcagcaaagtgaccgcaacaggatcttactttgtgaggtcaaggaacatgtacatcgagagaccagacaaataaaagaacaaaagtggctggaatggtgttcacacctgaatgaacacacctctctcggggagatgtggcagcaaattcaccgggccaaagggaataaaacacctaaagctccccaccctaaggatcctcaacaggaagccgaagtactggcaaccaggtttgcagagagagcagccagcaatcaacttccaccagatgtattagcagtacagaccggactagaggaagaaaggtggcacagaatccttacagcatgtgaagaagtctctgacactaatgcccccttcacactggatgagctcaatcgggctaagaaaaactccaaggatacatcccctggagccgacaaaataacctataaaattattagaaacctcggcccagagggagacgctgcatacctaaggttaattaatttagcctggacttctcaaactagaccttctgcttggaatagagcagacatagtgccgatcccaaaacccaaagatccagctaatcccaggcccatctctctccagagctgtgcagccaagaccgctgacagaatggcactcaactgactgactgatgaagattaagccacccaagaggtggcacgggcatgaatagcccgtaagtggtggccctttcgagccattaccagtatcaaaagatgatactggagatctgtggaggcgcaattgcatcctgcgtgacgggagatgtctcccggaccaagtggtgaccaaatggtgctgttttcggatgattgataaagattaagacacccaaaaggtggcacgggcatgaatagcccgtaagtggtggcccttttgagccattaccagtatcaagagctgatactggagatttgtggaggtgcaactgcaccctgcgtgacgggagatgtctcccgtaattattaattttttttcttttttctttttttttttccccagtattctgagtttgcatttaaccatcaagctgttatcgtgggggaggatactgcttcacagtctttatgagggtgtccagctgctggacacctttgttgaccaggagagtggctgtgttgatggcttcagggtggccactgcatgattcaggaactcttaaagctcttctaaggtcattggttgcttcacattccagaagatagtgaagtaatggcttttctgtgacagtttggcagaagatgcactctctctgtcggggttcaccaatctcccagttgcatctgtaacccagacgtagtctatatagcctaactgctatttccctgtggattccttttgggatatttaacctttctaatttggttgcctgaagataccatgttgcagatggcgaaccttcagctattctctggtgtaggtaggctttgttgagatgtgagagttttttggtgcctatagaagaggggttggcacagtggaatgtattacaactctgttagcccacttgaatgacagaccaggaatgctgatattcctggacctcgaaaaagcctttgaactggctagcgccccagctattctctgctgcctcattgacaaagaggtcagaggcaacctgctctcctggaccaaaaactgtctcataaacagagaagcaagagtaaaacttcatggcacagtctctgagtacaaaagacatgaaaatggtacaccgcaaggaggtattctgagccctcttctcttcaactgtttaatggaaagtataatgaggttgaaactcccacatcactgcaggctgctaaactacgcggacgactttgtcatcatcataaaaggaagggatgcggcgcgccttgcacccatatacttagactgcatcagcaaagtggcaaaacagattgggatcaaactcaacccctcaaagtcaaaggccatgcccataaaaatagcgaagcccaacattcaactcacagtacagggtcaaccaatagaatgggtcgacacctatcagtatctaggaatcatcctggacacacacatgaattttaatgctgaggtcacttacttgagagagcgaactgcggcccggacggcaatcctcaggtcgctaacctccctttctggaggagccaatctgcaagtccttcgcacatactatgtacaggcagtcagatcagtgatcgattatgccacacctgcactcacaaatctatcacaccaacagtggataaagcttgaagttgcccaaaacaatgctatgagagctgcactgggagcccccatgtggaccaggcttgaaactcttagaccggagacgggtttgccctctctacaagaaagaatatcacaaagaacagctacaattatcagtaacattattatttcttctgatccaatcccagtacggcaggccttggtggttggactaggccaaaacaatggaaactcttgggttgcaagagcaggaaaagtcctaaacagactacatttaaaaagcatgattcttgatagagagggtgatcatccacacccaaattatactccttccgcgccgtgggaagagcttactttcaaaatagtaatagaaagtctcccaatgaaaaaggctgcctatgatccgacaatcctaaggcgcataatagaagagcaaatgtatagcatagcagtagcaggagccacccacatcttcacagacggatccttggacacagaaaatgagagtgctggcgctgctctttgcacgaccagtgtACAGGCatcttggagactgggaggactagtatcatcaacccaaactgagctgtttgccatacaacaggcattcgcatatgtgattgcacaaaacactcaaaatgcaatcatacacacagactcaaagctgcacttcaaatactagggcaaaaacagtggaaagataatgtggaaataattaccaccatcttgtatcttggagcagtcgctaaaggcaaaggactcaacataactttaaactggatcccatcccatattggaatcccattaaatgaaaaagctgatgaaattgctaaattggcaactcgtcatccagtgatacataaaacaattcaacccagcctagagaacataaaaaacatcatcaccaaaaaactctcacatctcaacaaagcctacctacaccagagaatagctgaaggttcgccatctgcaacatggtatcttcaggctaccaaattagaaaggttaaatatcccaaaaggaatccacagggaaatagcagttaggttatatagactacgtctaggttacagatgcaactgggagattggtgaaccccgacagagagagtgcatcctctgccaaactgtcacagaaaagccattacttcactatctactggaatgtgaagcaaccaatgaccttagaagagctttaagagttcctgaatcatgcagtggccaccctgaagccatcaacacagccactctcctggtcaacaaaggtgtccagcagctggacaccctcataaagactgtgaagcagtatcctcccccgcgataacagcttgatggttaaaagcaacctcagaatactgagaaaaaaaatttaccacttacgggctattcatgcccgtgccacctcttgggtggcttagtctttatcaatcaatcaatcgctgAAATTAGATATTAGGTTGCAGGCCCTGGCAGCAGGAGGGCGAGACCCTCGGAGCTGCTTGGCTTGCTCCACATTACATCCACAGGAATTTACGACGTGTTAATTTTGTCTGGAAATTTATTTTGCTAATAATTTTTAAGCTACAATTTGAGAGATCTGGAAGTCTCGCTGGCAGCAACAAATATGGATGCCGGACACAATGTAAGTTTACTAATGTCTGGCGAGAACCCGACGCCAATGTCCCGGGAACTGGACATTCTGCAGAAGGACCTGGACACCCTCTTCCTCATTGTGTTCGGCATCCTCATATTCAGTAAGTACCAAAATCTgtgttttctctcttttttcaagtatttaaacatatatatagCACCTATTTCACATTTTGTATATTAATAAAATAGTTGTATTTTATATAGACGTACAATAATCTGTGTgttagattttgttttattatGCTTAGAATAATGTATTTGGAATGCAATTTGTACTTTTGACTAACATTTGTTTATATTTCAGTCTTGCAGACCGGGTTCGCATTCCTTGAGGCAGGCTCCGTAAGGTCcaagaacaccaccaacatcctTCTCAAGAACATGCTCGATGTCTGTAAGTTATCAAACACCTTCGTTATTTGTTATCGTATCTGGCTTATGTCTGGTGAACCAGCACATGATTTTTTTATTCCTATCTCATAGCTAAAGTAAGCTCTCAATGTATATAACTTTGCCGACTCTTGTATTCCTGTAATTTCCTGCTTTTGCTTTTCCATCTGCTGGTGTTATATACTAAATTGTTCTCTGTATTCAATTAACCGACTTCCTCCCACCAAGCCTCACGTAGTAATAATGATATGAATTCCACAATCGTCCCCACCCTGTACTAACCATCTGCCCTGTTACTCTCCCCAGTCATTGGTGGCATAGCGTACTGGCTGGTGGGGTTCCCGCTGGCGTTTGGAGGCGGGAACAGCTTCTCTGGTACAGAGTACTGGGCGTCGTACGGGCTGTCGGACGAGCACCTGGCCTTCTGGTTCTTCCAATTCGTCAtcgccaccacagcctccaccatcATCTCGGGGTCGATGGCTGAGCGGTGTGCCTTCAATGCTTATCTCATCTACACGACCGTGCTGTCAGGTGGGTGTGAAGCCTCTTTCTCTCTGTAAAGTATGTTTCAAATTTAGCAGGATACTTTACACTATTTTGTGGTCAATGAATAAATAACTTTACTCACTggctttatttatataatttagataaTATTTGAGAGGAACCTTAACAGGGCAATCTTGAGAGAAAGACAATTTGTTAGACAATAATAGCCTAACACTGATCATTATAATTAAACTTTATGTGTTTCTCAATAAATTTAAAAGGCAATGCAAACAATAATACATTTCCCACGGAATTAATAGATACATTATAAAATACAGCAGTGTTGGTACAGCTGTAGTGTGCCGTGTTTTAATCATGTTTGTGTGTTGTAACAGCTCAGTTATGATAATATTTGTGTTTGTACAGCtgtggtgtacctggtggtgtcacactggacctggtcagacGTTGGCTGGCTCAAGACTCAACACTACCAGGACTTCGGTGGATCTGGCGTCGTCCACCTCACAGGGGGCGTGGCAGCTCTTGTTGGGGCTGTAATTCTTGGGCCCAGAATTGGTCGCTTCGGACCCAAGGGCAAGGAGATACGTGGACACTCTGTGCCGGTATGTTCATAGAACAGTGGTAATATATTATTATCTGAAGTCATGAAGCAAGATATAAATATTTGTGGATTATCAtgtttaatacaaatattacacgtcAAGGTGGAGGTGTAAAGTTGTGTTTGAACTTCCAGCTGGCAGCTTTGGGAGGCTTCATCCTGCTCTTCGGGTTCCTGGCCTTCAACGGAGGGTCCCAAGCGTCCATCAGCCACGAGGGTGATGCTGTAGCCATTGCCAAGGCTGTCTTTAACACTGTGATCTCGGCGTCTTCAGGAGGCATCGCTGTGCTCCTGGTGTACCGTTCTGTGCTGTGTGGGAGGGAGTCCACCTGGTCCTTCCTAATGGCTCTTAATGGTTCTCTCGCTGGCATGGTAAGTACCGCTCTGCGCTGTGTGGCCGGGAGTCCATTAGTGCTAGTATGATGGACTCTGCTCG
Above is a window of Procambarus clarkii isolate CNS0578487 chromosome 11, FALCON_Pclarkii_2.0, whole genome shotgun sequence DNA encoding:
- the LOC123751501 gene encoding putative ammonium transporter 1, with the translated sequence MDAGHNVSLLMSGENPTPMSRELDILQKDLDTLFLIVFGILIFILQTGFAFLEAGSVRSKNTTNILLKNMLDVFIGGIAYWLVGFPLAFGGGNSFSGTEYWASYGLSDEHLAFWFFQFVIATTASTIISGSMAERCAFNAYLIYTTVLSAVVYLVVSHWTWSDVGWLKTQHYQDFGGSGVVHLTGGVAALVGAVILGPRIGRFGPKGKEIRGHSVPLAALGGFILLFGFLAFNGGSQASISHEGDAVAIAKAVFNTVISASSGGIAVLLVYRSVLCGRESTWSFLMALNGSLAGMVSIIAGCNVVRPWSASVIGTVGGSVFLAIHTLLPKMKVDDPLDAVAVHMGGGLWGLVAVALFQDGGIVYGGSAEVLAWNIVGALAIVAWSGGLCLVMFGSLRLLGLLRVPPEMEIAGMDILKHGEPAYPADAWLESQYDGSVNTQENKRNSNLPPNMSAPEEFGLTNSQDPAPVPGHLVYWSRAGPVPSHLSPVVSLNNHEANHLNSNNSVSEAGFTVRLGDHDLRVLVEPRDQRGQDPHCYPNEAFDET